One Candidatus Sulfurimonas baltica DNA segment encodes these proteins:
- a CDS encoding tetratricopeptide repeat protein produces the protein MKKLFFIILFLFSFVQADAAFDKALSSELRAEVYAQNLLDGGYEKEADEFLVKALDSYPENVTLLMFRGTALFNLKDLESAKKYFMMVLEKDSTNEQASEFIGLIEGQEEAKENKAVSSLIEYLSDKGLDFVMIFLAFLGGEIIARKYNTCTTHETMSAIRKFLQRQELSKSFTSRITFSLQQCCFSRAMFSFCSLLEILVTLTIVFALLIVWLMVEFLFEITVFLDESLNTLTSDAIWSHSVGLFLWLGVITLVLRFLMKMTEYNNKEEKYVIELSEHIEKLYTNQSYGRFYDALDYLSDKDYQFLKDFIHSDDVQETIEKYFHKT, from the coding sequence ATGAAGAAATTATTTTTTATAATTTTATTTTTATTCTCATTTGTTCAGGCAGATGCTGCTTTCGATAAAGCCTTGTCTTCTGAACTAAGAGCAGAAGTATACGCTCAAAATCTTCTTGATGGTGGTTATGAAAAAGAGGCTGATGAATTTTTAGTTAAAGCACTAGATAGTTACCCTGAAAATGTAACACTCTTGATGTTTAGAGGAACAGCACTTTTTAATCTAAAAGACCTTGAAAGTGCAAAGAAATACTTTATGATGGTATTAGAAAAAGACTCTACAAATGAGCAAGCATCTGAATTTATTGGATTAATTGAGGGCCAGGAAGAAGCAAAAGAAAATAAAGCAGTAAGTAGCCTAATCGAGTATCTAAGTGATAAGGGTCTTGACTTTGTAATGATTTTTCTCGCATTTCTAGGCGGTGAGATAATTGCTCGTAAATATAATACATGTACAACACATGAAACAATGTCAGCTATTAGAAAATTTCTTCAGCGACAAGAATTATCTAAATCTTTTACATCTCGTATAACTTTCTCACTACAACAATGCTGTTTCTCACGCGCTATGTTTAGCTTCTGTTCTTTGCTGGAAATATTGGTAACACTGACTATAGTATTCGCCTTACTGATTGTGTGGTTAATGGTGGAATTTTTATTTGAGATAACTGTCTTTTTAGATGAATCTCTAAATACACTCACGTCTGATGCTATTTGGAGTCACTCTGTTGGCTTATTTTTATGGTTGGGAGTTATTACTTTAGTGCTTCGTTTTTTGATGAAAATGACAGAGTATAATAATAAAGAAGAAAAATATGTGATTGAACTTTCAGAGCATATTGAGAAACTTTATACTAATCAATCCTATGGACGTTTTTATGATGCATTGGATTATTTATCAGATAAAGACTACCAATTTTTAAAGGATTTTATACATAGTGATGATGTGCAAGAAACTATAGAAAAATATTTTCATAAGACGTAA
- a CDS encoding IS3 family transposase, with translation MQKHQQSFSVKQMCMVLKVDKSSYYHWIKAGRIIKKEDTQLNNLIEAIFVQGRKNYGTRRIQDKLKELYGLLVSRKRISNIMKTLGLIVKMKRRYKNTTDSNHNLPIAPNLLNRDFYASAPDTKYVGDITYISTGEGWLYLATVIDLYSRKVVGWSMDDTMKVSLVNNALNMAIQHRNPPQGLLWHTDRGSQYASYSHKDLLKNNGITASMSRKGNCWDNAVAESFFKTLKSDLVYQTYFYTKNQAKREIFEYIEFYYNRVRSHSYLGNVSPSKFEEMNLVLQMETAA, from the coding sequence ATGCAAAAACATCAACAGAGTTTCAGTGTTAAACAGATGTGCATGGTTCTTAAGGTAGATAAATCATCTTATTACCATTGGATAAAAGCCGGCCGTATCATCAAAAAAGAAGATACTCAGCTCAATAATTTAATTGAAGCTATATTTGTTCAAGGTCGAAAGAACTACGGGACAAGAAGGATACAGGACAAATTAAAAGAGTTGTATGGCTTGTTAGTATCTAGAAAGCGAATTTCTAACATAATGAAGACTCTTGGTCTAATAGTAAAAATGAAAAGAAGATATAAAAATACAACTGACTCTAATCATAATTTACCAATAGCACCAAATCTACTCAATAGAGATTTTTATGCATCTGCACCAGATACTAAATATGTGGGTGATATTACCTATATATCAACAGGAGAAGGATGGCTATACCTTGCTACTGTCATAGATCTATACTCCCGAAAAGTTGTAGGGTGGTCTATGGATGATACTATGAAAGTTTCACTTGTAAATAATGCATTAAATATGGCTATACAACATAGAAATCCACCTCAAGGGCTATTGTGGCATACAGATAGAGGTAGCCAGTATGCATCTTATAGTCATAAAGATTTATTAAAAAACAATGGCATAACTGCAAGCATGAGTAGAAAGGGTAATTGCTGGGATAACGCAGTTGCTGAAAGCTTCTTCAAAACTCTAAAATCTGACTTGGTATATCAAACCTATTTTTATACTAAAAATCAAGCAAAAAGAGAAATATTTGAGTATATAGAATTTTATTATAATAGAGTAAGAAGTCATAGTTATCTAGGAAATGTATCTCCTTCTAAGTTTGAGGAGATGAACTTGGTGTTGCAAATGGAAACAGCTGCTTAA
- a CDS encoding transposase: MRNSKFNREFRDSTVQLILNNNESVSKVAGDLDINPKTLYNWISSYKKEHNIATQSIKTSHFGETLDEENKRLRRENKLLKQERDILKKATAYFAKETL; the protein is encoded by the coding sequence ATGAGAAACAGTAAATTTAATAGAGAGTTTAGAGACTCAACAGTGCAATTAATTCTCAACAATAATGAGAGCGTCTCAAAAGTTGCAGGAGACTTAGATATAAATCCAAAGACATTATACAACTGGATTAGTAGCTATAAAAAAGAACATAATATAGCAACACAAAGCATAAAAACATCTCACTTTGGTGAAACTCTAGATGAAGAAAATAAACGCCTTAGACGCGAGAATAAGCTACTTAAACAAGAGCGTGACATCTTAAAAAAGGCAACGGCGTACTTTGCCAAAGAAACTCTATAA